A genomic window from Indioceanicola profundi includes:
- a CDS encoding DUF1217 domain-containing protein gives MTVLTGIAAFKLADQAGTTGLQRFRDRADIKQEVERFKGALKNVKTLDDFYQNDRVYRFVLESGNLASDIPYRGKVRRILDQNSFDPEALMHKLTDDRFARLAGKLQFHSRGVDRLKLSFVTDEIVNDFVKVRYEQSLGDQNPGVPLARYFRDKIGSVTSEYGVLGDPKLREVMLTALGLPKEIAIQPVESQAEAIKSRVNLSDFKNPQFLEKFLQKYLVYNDQKIAQSSGLGGQDSYLLAMFGRSSNLNFLV, from the coding sequence ATGACGGTTTTAACCGGGATCGCGGCATTCAAGCTCGCAGACCAGGCCGGCACGACCGGCCTGCAGCGATTCCGCGACCGGGCCGACATCAAGCAGGAAGTCGAGCGCTTCAAGGGTGCCCTGAAGAACGTCAAGACGCTCGACGATTTCTATCAGAACGACCGGGTTTACCGCTTCGTGCTGGAATCAGGGAATCTGGCCAGCGACATTCCCTATCGCGGCAAGGTTCGCCGGATTCTGGACCAGAATTCGTTCGACCCGGAAGCCTTGATGCACAAGCTGACCGACGACCGTTTCGCGAGGCTTGCCGGTAAGCTGCAGTTCCACAGCCGCGGCGTCGACCGCCTGAAGCTTTCCTTCGTCACGGACGAGATCGTCAATGACTTCGTCAAGGTCCGCTATGAGCAGTCGCTGGGCGATCAGAATCCCGGTGTTCCGCTGGCCCGGTACTTCCGTGACAAGATCGGCTCTGTGACTTCCGAATATGGCGTGCTGGGGGACCCCAAGCTGCGCGAGGTCATGCTGACCGCGCTTGGCCTTCCGAAGGAGATTGCCATCCAGCCGGTGGAGAGCCAGGCCGAGGCGATCAAGAGCCGCGTCAACCTCAGCGATTTCAAGAACCCGCAGTTCCTGGAGAAATTTCTTCAGAAATATCTGGTCTATAATGACCAGAAGATCGCACAGAGCAGCGGTTTGGGCGGGCAGGACAGCTATCTTCTCGCCATGTTCGGACGCTCCAGCAACCTCAATTTCCTCGTGTGA
- a CDS encoding flagellar biosynthesis regulator FlaF, translated as MSGAGAYQKVMHASPRHAEANIFRRVVFGLKHAQASSSLSDRIKAVTATRVLWTTLLADLSGEGNALPLELRRSLAIVGLSIVREIDSNDYNDVDLAFLIGLNQNILAGLEGNAA; from the coding sequence ATGTCCGGTGCGGGCGCCTACCAGAAAGTCATGCATGCGTCGCCACGCCATGCGGAAGCCAACATTTTCCGCCGTGTCGTGTTCGGCCTGAAGCATGCGCAGGCAAGCTCCAGTCTGAGCGACAGGATCAAAGCGGTCACCGCAACGCGCGTTCTCTGGACGACCCTGCTGGCCGATCTCTCCGGGGAGGGCAATGCGCTCCCTCTGGAACTCCGGCGCAGTCTCGCCATCGTCGGCCTCTCCATCGTCCGGGAGATCGACAGCAACGACTACAACGATGTGGATCTCGCATTCCTGATCGGCCTCAACCAGAACATCCTGGCCGGCCTCGAGGGGAATGCTGCCTGA
- a CDS encoding methyltransferase — translation MSTLLPSESRAPTSAMDADHARTYYRAAEALATEGDAAGAIEHLMQAIDTGVIQSGAILRTTLQAERRGLRDAALDAVAAALMAQPSDIDLLEGFGQRLMRAGRPDEAARIFTNATTAYAAGLGEMVLTPEQERLAELLGQVGAALVAGRHREEAIDVLREAQSFDPANQKVAQHLSSALLALGRFQEAENVCRDAMANGASSAEVLLNLANACTRLGKQKEAEIAYDHAALLSPGDRTLEHLSDAARGANTAAAPLDFVRNLYNQRAGNYDSFALFGLRYRGAGVVGRLVDQLYPNRIGRTLDLGCGSGLIGAMVFEKSDALVGVDISAAMLVQAREKGIYTDLAETDIQEFLSTHDGHYDLIVAADSLIYTGDLAEIVRLARERMVAGGRLILALEANAAGADWSLSPSGRYAHSRTYLERCMDATDLVVEEILEEELRRDGDHSIPGLFVIARRPD, via the coding sequence ATGAGCACTCTCCTGCCTTCCGAAAGCCGCGCTCCCACGTCGGCCATGGACGCCGATCATGCGCGCACCTATTACCGCGCCGCGGAGGCCCTGGCCACGGAAGGCGATGCGGCGGGTGCCATTGAGCATCTGATGCAGGCAATCGACACCGGGGTCATCCAGTCCGGCGCGATCCTGCGGACTACTCTACAGGCCGAGCGCCGCGGCCTTCGCGACGCCGCGCTGGATGCCGTTGCGGCTGCGCTGATGGCGCAACCGTCCGATATCGACCTGCTTGAAGGATTCGGTCAGCGTCTTATGCGGGCCGGTCGCCCGGATGAGGCTGCCCGTATCTTCACCAACGCCACCACCGCCTATGCCGCTGGCCTGGGGGAGATGGTTCTCACACCCGAGCAGGAGCGTCTTGCCGAGCTTCTGGGGCAGGTGGGCGCTGCTTTGGTGGCTGGCCGCCACCGTGAGGAGGCGATCGACGTTCTGCGCGAGGCGCAGAGCTTCGATCCGGCCAATCAGAAGGTCGCCCAGCACCTGTCCTCCGCCCTGCTGGCACTTGGACGCTTCCAGGAAGCGGAGAATGTCTGCCGGGACGCCATGGCCAACGGCGCCAGCTCTGCCGAAGTGCTGCTGAACCTTGCAAACGCCTGCACCCGGCTCGGCAAGCAGAAGGAGGCGGAGATCGCGTACGACCATGCCGCCCTTCTGAGCCCGGGCGACAGGACTCTCGAGCATCTTTCCGATGCCGCCCGCGGCGCCAACACCGCGGCGGCTCCTCTGGACTTCGTACGCAACCTCTATAATCAACGCGCCGGAAATTACGACAGCTTCGCATTGTTCGGCCTTCGCTATCGTGGGGCCGGGGTGGTCGGGCGGCTGGTAGACCAGCTCTATCCGAACCGGATCGGCCGTACTCTTGATCTGGGATGCGGGTCCGGCCTGATCGGCGCCATGGTCTTCGAGAAGTCCGATGCGCTGGTCGGCGTCGACATCTCCGCAGCCATGCTCGTCCAGGCGCGGGAGAAGGGCATCTATACCGACCTGGCGGAAACAGACATCCAGGAGTTCCTGAGCACGCATGACGGGCATTATGACCTGATCGTCGCAGCCGATAGCCTGATCTACACCGGAGATCTGGCCGAGATCGTCCGCCTCGCCAGGGAGCGGATGGTTGCTGGCGGGCGGCTCATCCTCGCCTTGGAGGCCAATGCGGCCGGCGCCGATTGGTCGCTCAGCCCCAGTGGCCGGTACGCCCATTCCCGCACCTATCTGGAGCGGTGCATGGATGCCACGGACCTCGTCGTGGAAGAGATCCTGGAGGAGGAACTGCGCCGCGACGGCGATCACTCCATCCCCGGCCTGTTCGTCATCGCCCGGCGGCCTGACTGA
- a CDS encoding flagellin, with amino-acid sequence MTNSINTNYGAMVALQGLNRVNESLQTVQNRVSTGLRVANAFDDGAAFAVAQGLRTDLSGLSAVNERLSVGRGVTSTAVAAGESIQSSMRELKKVITSLASGGLDDTQRVQYGEQFDSLVDDISTFIRDAEFDGKNLLTGDHVTVIANLQADTVTIRSQNLAGADFLAVLTGLKGTTAAARFVSFNSAGGSFNTISQTLDKALNVIAADDRRVNNLVKFNTDLSDAITRGLGAIVDADLAKESANLQSLQTRQQLASQTLGIANQAPQILLGLFR; translated from the coding sequence ATGACCAACTCGATCAATACCAACTACGGCGCAATGGTGGCCCTGCAGGGCCTTAACCGCGTCAACGAGTCCCTGCAGACCGTGCAGAACCGTGTTTCGACCGGCCTGCGCGTTGCCAACGCGTTCGACGACGGTGCTGCGTTTGCGGTGGCCCAGGGCCTGCGGACCGACCTCAGCGGCCTTTCGGCCGTGAACGAGCGTCTGTCTGTCGGCCGCGGCGTCACTTCCACCGCGGTTGCCGCCGGCGAGAGCATCCAGTCCTCGATGCGCGAGCTCAAGAAGGTCATTACGAGCCTCGCCAGCGGCGGTCTGGATGATACCCAGCGCGTTCAGTATGGTGAGCAGTTCGACTCGCTGGTGGACGATATTTCCACGTTCATCCGCGATGCGGAGTTCGATGGTAAGAACCTGCTCACTGGCGACCATGTCACCGTGATCGCCAACCTCCAGGCTGACACGGTTACCATCCGCTCACAGAATCTGGCGGGCGCTGACTTCCTGGCCGTTCTGACCGGCCTGAAGGGCACCACGGCCGCGGCCAGGTTCGTCTCGTTCAACAGCGCTGGTGGTAGCTTCAATACGATCAGCCAGACTCTCGACAAGGCCCTGAACGTCATCGCGGCTGACGACCGTCGCGTCAACAACCTCGTGAAGTTCAATACGGACCTGTCGGACGCCATCACCCGCGGCCTTGGCGCCATCGTGGACGCGGATCTGGCGAAGGAGAGCGCGAATCTGCAGTCCTTGCAGACTCGTCAGCAGCTCGCGTCGCAGACGCTGGGCATTGCGAACCAGGCTCCGCAGATCCTGCTGGGTCTGTTCCGCTAA
- a CDS encoding O-linked N-acetylglucosamine transferase family protein, whose amino-acid sequence MMTESKGSLLEKIERLESGGSYAEALKALEEADWSDDPDLWLARCSLLASMKSSATEGAYLDAIARWPGHAEFAFNFGNWLLRANRVEEALGQYREAVRRSPDHTKAILNLGMAAAVTERWADAEPALQRAVSLFPDVPQVRLMLARTHVGLGRPELAAKVYEQYLWNNPNDAAVLLEVGQLLQTYSNFSMALKLIARAIPHATPWQRSLLHGLMARLYGDNGQPRRAVESIRESLAFAPDNAQLHLASLMMLHYAMHDDPSEIMRAVREFGERHSVYRPRQHKVVPDTERRLRVGLFSGSFRRHPVGYLTLRAFEALDPARYELVGLAAANDTDDYNKRYRACCAEWHDVGKLSERELADFIADQRIDILFEMAGSGRGSKLLAMAYKPAPVIIKWVGNQYGSSGLPEIDYYLSDAVESPPGYDEDFAEELIRMPDGYVVYDPPDYAPEVGPLPALANGYVTFGSFNNANKLNDFSVELWARVLREVPRSRLVLKSYSFNDAAIIRAMQARFATHGVEPGRLECQPFSPHKELLAQYNSIDIGLDPHPYAGGLTTCESLWMGVPVLTLPGRTFASRHSATHLSNVGLADWMTDSSDAFVAKAKAWAGDLERLASLRAGLRDAVARSPLVDAPRFARNLDRAMQDAWRRWCAERTMDGTPEAPTWNRQDLLPLSAVLEADAPPAPLAALQAKADGMAAEPAVVAAGARKSRQTTMPLATLAVLKEEIAASRPRTIVEFGSGLSTAVLAAAQAAARPGEDVVYISIEQSVDWAGQTRQLLNTVGVRHADLHVVPLDGVSVHHVTSSSYGLYPALAARILRGRAPDMIIVDGPQTGPDNSESRFATVPLLRGLLQPGTEVFMTEGLEQAGAQAADEWAQLNYLEVAGVLPVDRGLVYARAVQPRPPRRRGKAAGS is encoded by the coding sequence ATGATGACAGAGTCAAAGGGCAGTCTTCTGGAAAAGATCGAGCGGCTGGAAAGCGGCGGATCGTATGCAGAAGCCCTGAAAGCTCTTGAAGAGGCGGACTGGTCGGATGATCCCGATCTTTGGCTGGCCCGGTGTAGCCTTCTGGCGTCCATGAAGTCATCCGCGACGGAGGGCGCCTATCTTGACGCCATTGCCCGCTGGCCCGGCCATGCGGAGTTCGCGTTCAATTTTGGCAACTGGCTGCTGCGTGCGAATCGGGTGGAGGAGGCGCTGGGCCAGTATCGGGAAGCCGTGCGTCGAAGCCCCGACCACACCAAGGCCATTCTGAATCTTGGCATGGCGGCCGCCGTGACGGAGCGCTGGGCGGATGCCGAGCCGGCATTGCAGCGCGCTGTTTCCCTGTTCCCGGACGTGCCCCAGGTGCGGCTGATGCTGGCCCGCACCCATGTCGGGCTGGGACGGCCGGAACTGGCCGCCAAGGTCTATGAGCAGTATCTCTGGAACAACCCCAACGATGCGGCGGTGCTGCTGGAGGTGGGGCAGCTTCTGCAGACCTATTCCAACTTCAGCATGGCGCTGAAGCTGATCGCGCGGGCCATTCCCCATGCCACGCCCTGGCAGCGCTCGCTCCTCCACGGTTTGATGGCGCGTCTGTACGGCGACAACGGGCAGCCGCGCCGGGCGGTGGAGAGCATCCGCGAGTCCCTGGCATTCGCGCCGGACAATGCGCAGCTTCATCTCGCATCGCTGATGATGCTGCACTACGCCATGCACGACGATCCAAGCGAGATCATGCGGGCAGTGAGGGAATTCGGGGAGCGGCATTCCGTCTACCGCCCGCGCCAGCACAAGGTGGTTCCGGATACGGAACGACGTCTGCGAGTGGGCTTGTTCTCCGGGAGCTTCCGCCGCCATCCGGTGGGTTACCTGACCCTGCGCGCCTTCGAGGCGCTGGACCCGGCCCGGTACGAGCTGGTCGGACTGGCGGCCGCCAATGATACTGACGACTACAACAAGCGGTACCGGGCATGCTGCGCCGAATGGCACGATGTCGGAAAGCTGTCAGAGCGTGAGTTGGCCGACTTCATCGCCGACCAGCGTATCGACATCCTGTTCGAGATGGCGGGCAGCGGGCGCGGCAGCAAGCTTCTGGCAATGGCGTACAAACCGGCGCCCGTCATTATAAAATGGGTCGGGAACCAGTACGGCTCCAGCGGGCTGCCGGAGATCGACTATTACCTGTCCGACGCCGTCGAGTCGCCGCCGGGCTATGACGAGGATTTCGCGGAAGAGCTGATTCGCATGCCGGACGGCTATGTGGTCTATGATCCGCCGGACTACGCGCCCGAAGTCGGCCCTCTGCCAGCACTGGCCAACGGCTATGTGACCTTCGGGTCCTTCAACAATGCCAACAAGCTGAATGATTTCAGCGTCGAACTCTGGGCCCGGGTGCTGCGGGAGGTGCCGCGCAGCCGACTTGTGTTGAAAAGCTACTCCTTCAACGACGCTGCCATCATCCGGGCGATGCAGGCACGCTTCGCGACCCACGGGGTGGAGCCGGGCCGACTGGAGTGCCAGCCTTTCTCCCCTCACAAGGAGTTGCTGGCGCAGTACAACAGCATCGATATCGGGCTCGACCCCCATCCCTATGCCGGGGGACTGACCACCTGCGAGTCCCTGTGGATGGGCGTTCCGGTCCTGACCCTGCCCGGCCGGACCTTCGCCAGCCGCCATTCCGCTACGCATCTGAGCAATGTCGGACTGGCGGACTGGATGACCGACAGCAGCGATGCCTTTGTCGCGAAGGCGAAGGCGTGGGCTGGCGATCTGGAGCGGCTGGCTTCCCTCCGCGCGGGGTTGCGCGATGCGGTGGCGCGTTCTCCGCTCGTCGATGCCCCGCGGTTCGCCCGCAATCTGGATCGGGCGATGCAGGACGCATGGCGGCGGTGGTGCGCCGAGCGGACCATGGATGGCACGCCGGAGGCGCCCACATGGAACCGCCAGGACCTGCTGCCTTTGTCGGCGGTTCTGGAAGCCGACGCTCCTCCGGCTCCCCTGGCGGCGCTGCAGGCTAAGGCGGATGGAATGGCGGCGGAGCCGGCTGTCGTGGCCGCTGGCGCGCGGAAATCGCGTCAGACGACCATGCCCCTGGCGACGCTGGCCGTGCTGAAGGAGGAGATCGCCGCGAGCAGGCCCAGGACCATTGTGGAATTCGGCAGCGGTCTCAGCACTGCCGTTCTGGCGGCTGCGCAGGCGGCGGCGCGGCCCGGCGAGGACGTGGTGTACATCTCCATCGAGCAGTCGGTGGATTGGGCCGGTCAGACGCGGCAGTTGCTGAACACCGTTGGAGTCAGGCACGCGGATTTGCATGTGGTGCCGCTGGACGGCGTGTCGGTGCACCACGTCACCTCCAGCAGCTATGGCCTGTATCCGGCCCTGGCGGCTCGTATTCTTCGCGGACGTGCGCCTGACATGATCATCGTCGACGGGCCGCAG